One window of Phalacrocorax carbo chromosome 1, bPhaCar2.1, whole genome shotgun sequence genomic DNA carries:
- the MMP7 gene encoding matrilysin, whose translation MQYLLLCAAVLLSESFAFPAQREPESWRNTDTENVKAYLDKFFPLVTKTQSLSLEERIKEMQRFFHLTVTGKLNAETEETMKQPRCGVPDIADYKTFPGNPRWRKTHLTYKIVNYTPDLPQKKVDDAIRRAFMVWSDVTPLQFKRVFWGNADIVIAFARREHGDGNPFDGRGNTLAHAYAPGEGLGGDAHFDDDERWSESNQEVNLFLVAAHEFGHSLGLAHSNVREALMYPLYSYVNPATFRLSDDDRKGIQKLYGRRSPNS comes from the exons ATGCAATACCTCTTACTTTGTGCTGCCGTCCTCCTGTCTGagagttttgcttttccagcacaACGTGAACCAGAGTCATGGAGAAACACAGACACTGAGAATGTAAAG GCATATCTTGATAAATTCTTTCCACTTGTTACAAAAACACAAAGCCTAAGCTTAGAAGAGAGgattaaagaaatgcaaaggttTTTCCACCTGACCGTGActggaaaattaaatgcagaaacagaagaaacaatgaAACAGCCCAGATGTGGAGTCCCCGATATAGCAGATTACAAAACATTTCCTGGAAAtccaagatggagaaagacacaTTTGACTTACAA GATTGTCAATTATACACCTGATCTACCCCAAAAGAAAGTGGATGATGCAATTAGGAGGGCTTTCATGGTATGGAGTGATGTGACTCCACTGCAGTTCAAAAGAGTATTCTGGGGAAATGCAGACATTGTGATTGCATTTGCACGTCGTG AGCATGGTGATGGAAATCCTTTTGACGGAAGAGGTAACACACTAGCTCATGCATATGCTCCTGGAGAAGGGCTTGGTGGAGATGCTCATTTTGATGATGACGAAAGGTGGTCAGAGTCCAATCAAG aagtTAATTTGTTCCTTGTTGCTGCTCATGAATTCGGCCATTCTTTGGGACTTGCTCATTCAAATGTCCGTGAAGCTCTGATGTACCCTCTCTACTCATATGTGAACCCAGCAACCTTCAGACTTTCAGACGACGATAGGAAAGGAATTCAGAAGTTATACG GGAGGAGGTCACCAAATTCTTGA